One Phaseolus vulgaris cultivar G19833 chromosome 4, P. vulgaris v2.0, whole genome shotgun sequence DNA window includes the following coding sequences:
- the LOC137836393 gene encoding stress-induced protein KIN2-like — translation MDSQNMSYNAGQAKGQAQEKASNMMDKASNVAQSAQDSMQQAGQQMQQKAQGAADSVKSATGLNN, via the exons ATGGACTCCCAAAACATGAGCTACAATGCTGGACAAGCCAAGGGCCAAGCTCAG GAAAAGGCTAGCAACATGATGGACAAGGCTAGCAATGTTGCACAATCTGCTCAAGACTCCATGCAACAG GCTGGACAACAAATGCAGCAAAAAGCACAAGGAGCTGCTGATTCTGTGAAGAGTGCAACAGGGCTGAACAATTAA
- the LOC137836394 gene encoding late embryogenesis abundant protein 2-like produces the protein MDSQNLSYNAGQAKGQTQEKASNMMDKANNVAQSAQDSMQQAGQQMKEKAQGVADSVKSATGMNN, from the exons ATGGACTCCCAAAACTTAAGCTACAATGCTGGACAAGCCAAGGGCCAAACTCAG GAAAAGGCAAGCAACATGATGGACAAGGCCAACAATGTTGCTCAATCCGCTCAAGACTCCATGCAACAG GCTGGGcaacaaatgaaagaaaaagcACAAGGTGTTGCTGATTCTGTGAAGAGTGCAACAGGGATGAACAACTAA